One stretch of Oncorhynchus gorbuscha isolate QuinsamMale2020 ecotype Even-year linkage group LG21, OgorEven_v1.0, whole genome shotgun sequence DNA includes these proteins:
- the LOC124008361 gene encoding uncharacterized protein LOC124008361 isoform X1, whose amino-acid sequence MKTFRIALLILLLTPLKLLTTATETPNTSVPPPNTSVLITDASATAAETTRKTVNATDKPTATPPHLSVQSTSPHAKDDDRGATTQATTTVPTSDPLQNVATVQATSKTHPQVIQTTTERHGFPSPGSLTTSRPEEKVSGGGITGQEGDKNDRNAGQDASHRAGDEEPETPKSNKNMLWILLPVLGVVVAAVIVFFKFKSMKVHDHTEAIDNGTENASFQSRSDSTKDGVMLLGVKSSGAAAR is encoded by the exons ATGAAGACCTTTAGGATTGCTCTTCTTATCCTCCTCCTAACCCCGCTCAAGCTCCTCACTACAG CAACTGAGACACCCAATACGAGTGTTCCTCCTCCCAATACATCTGTCCTTATAACCGATGCTTCTGCCACCGCTGCTGAGACCACACGCA AAACAGTAAATGCCACGGACAAACCAACAGCAACACCACCCCATCTCTCAGTGCAGTCCACATCTCCACATGCTAAGGATGATG ACAGAGGGGCAACGACCCAGGCCACAACAACTGTTCCCACGAGTGACCCGCTCCAAAATGTGGCCACAGTTCAGGCTACATCAAAGACCCACCCACAAG TTATTCAGAcaaccacagagagacatggtttTCCTTCACCGGGATCCTTGACCACCTCCAGACCAGAAGAGAAAG TTTCAGGTGGTGGAATTACAG GTCAGGAAGGAGACAAGAACGATAGGAATGCGGGTCAAGATGCCA GTCACCGGGCTGGAGATGAAGAACCAGAAACTCCTAAATCAA ATAAGAATATGCTGTGGATTCTTTTGCCAGTCCTGGGAGTTGTGGTGGCTGCTGTCATCGTCTTTTTCAAATTTAAAAGCATGAAGGTCCACGATCACACAG AGGCAATTGATAATGGAACAGAAAA TGCTTCTTTCCAGAGCAGGTCGGACAGCACCAAAGATGGTGTCATGCTTCTCGGGGTGAAGTCCTCAGGTG CCGCTGCAAGATAA
- the LOC124008361 gene encoding uncharacterized protein LOC124008361 isoform X2 — translation MKTFRIALLILLLTPLKLLTTATETPNTSVPPPNTSVLITDASATAAETTRKTVNATDKPTATPPHLSVQSTSPHAKDDDRGATTQATTTVPTSDPLQNVATVQATSKTHPQVIQTTTERHGFPSPGSLTTSRPEEKVSGGGITGQEGDKNDRNAGQDASHRAGDEEPETPKSNKNMLWILLPVLGVVVAAVIVFFKFKSMKVHDHTEAIDNGTENASFQSRSDSTKDGVMLLGVKSSAAAR, via the exons ATGAAGACCTTTAGGATTGCTCTTCTTATCCTCCTCCTAACCCCGCTCAAGCTCCTCACTACAG CAACTGAGACACCCAATACGAGTGTTCCTCCTCCCAATACATCTGTCCTTATAACCGATGCTTCTGCCACCGCTGCTGAGACCACACGCA AAACAGTAAATGCCACGGACAAACCAACAGCAACACCACCCCATCTCTCAGTGCAGTCCACATCTCCACATGCTAAGGATGATG ACAGAGGGGCAACGACCCAGGCCACAACAACTGTTCCCACGAGTGACCCGCTCCAAAATGTGGCCACAGTTCAGGCTACATCAAAGACCCACCCACAAG TTATTCAGAcaaccacagagagacatggtttTCCTTCACCGGGATCCTTGACCACCTCCAGACCAGAAGAGAAAG TTTCAGGTGGTGGAATTACAG GTCAGGAAGGAGACAAGAACGATAGGAATGCGGGTCAAGATGCCA GTCACCGGGCTGGAGATGAAGAACCAGAAACTCCTAAATCAA ATAAGAATATGCTGTGGATTCTTTTGCCAGTCCTGGGAGTTGTGGTGGCTGCTGTCATCGTCTTTTTCAAATTTAAAAGCATGAAGGTCCACGATCACACAG AGGCAATTGATAATGGAACAGAAAA TGCTTCTTTCCAGAGCAGGTCGGACAGCACCAAAGATGGTGTCATGCTTCTCGGGGTGAAGTCCTCAG CCGCTGCAAGATAA